From the genome of Treponema peruense:
TCAAGTGCACGGTCATCAACTCTGGGAAGCCTGACTGTAACGTAACCGTTTGTAGTAAGAATTGTCCGTTCTTTGTGAAAGCCGTTTCTTACTACAAGTTTGTTTCCGGTTTTGTCTACGATAGAAGAAGTTTTATTAAGAAAACGCTGAACTTCATCCTCGTAAAGACTTTCAATTACTTCACGTGCTCTTGCGCGGATTGCTTTTTCAAGCAAATCAATCGTTGGACTATTGGAATTTTCTTCAATTTCCAGTATTCTTTTCATAAGAGGTCTCCTTCGGTGTTTATTTTTTTTTCCAAAGAAAACTATACCTTAGACAGACCTCTTTTTCTATGCCTTCTCAGGCAATCCACAACTTTTGATTATAACTCATAGTTTTTATTGGAATACCGCAAATTGTATAATTTATACCACGAGTAGTACAATAACAGGCAGTAACAGTTCCAGCAGTTTCCGCTGTAATCACTGCAATTTTTCTACCATCTTCTGAATTTAGCATAGAAGTAAGAGTTCCTGCATTTTTTCCAGCAAGTGCTCCAATAGAAGAAAGTTTTAAGTCCCAGAGTTTGTCAAAATCTGTTATATCCAAAAAATACGATCCACCGATAAAATTTGTGTTGATTAAATGATATTGAGCCTATAATTTTCACAATAAGTTAAAAGTTTATTTTATTTATGACTCTGTATATCAACATCTTTTGAAGATTTTTGTTCCTCTTGAAAAAGTTTTCTTTCAAGTATTGCAATATAAAAAATAAATATTGCTAATATAAATGCAGTTGTATAGAATTGGTCAATAAATTCACCAAGATTTTTTTTAAGTAAATACTTATCAGATAATATTTTATAAATAAAATTTATAAAAGCAGAAAAAAATATAAAAATTGCAGTAGAGAATTTAAAACTCTGACATAGCATATTTCTCTTTTCTTTAGGTACAATAATTTGAATTATTAGTAAAAACACAAAAACTGACAAAACAAATATCACATCTGCAATACGATTATCAAAAGAACAGGCAATAAATTGAAAAATAATTACTAAAAATGGTATATAACTAAAACCTATTGTAGTATTGCCTTTTACAGAAAACAAAAAGAATTCTCGTATAAGAAACCTCAAGAGTATAATATAACCTATTACATTTATTATCCGATCCACATTTGAAAAAGAATAACCAGAATCCTTTATATTTATAATTGGCATTCGGCATATACATACGATCGCTATGATCATAAACATACCATCTAAAAACCCTTTTGTGTAAGGATTCATATGTGTAATCGAAGTAAATATTTTACTTACCTTTCCTTTTAACTCTATTAAAATTTTACTCATAATTTCTCCTTTTAGACAATTGTCTTATTCTTCTACTGGATTATTGTAATTACGCGACTTTTTTGATAATTATATGTAATTCTAAAGCAAGCTCCATTAAAAGTTATCAGTCCGTCTTGTTTGCCTATTTCAAATAAATCTATGTCGTTTCATATTTAAATATATATTTTGTGCACCTCCATTTTCAAAATAAGAAAAAAACTGATCTTCTGATTTTTTTATTTCTGTTTCAAAGTCTGAATAATTCTCAGCTTTTTGCGGAATAAAAAACGAAATTGTTCCAAGATTTGCTGTTGTATTCGCAAAAGGTTTTATTGTCCATAATTTTAATACTTGATTTTCGGAGTTATAATCAAAAGTTGTGGATTGCCTGAGAAGGCATAGAAAAAGAGGTCTGTCTAAGGTATAGTTTTCTTTGGAAAAAAAAATAAACACCGAAGGAGACCTCTTATGAAAAGAATACTGGAAATTGAAGAAAATTCCAATAGTCCAACGATTGATTTGCTTGAAAAAGCAATCCGCGCAAGAGCACGTGAAGTAATTGAAAGTCTTTACGAGGATGAAGTTCAGCGTTTTCTTAATAAAACTTCTTCTATCGTAGACAAAACCGGAAACAAACTTGTAGTAAGAAACGGCTTTCACAAAGAACGGACAATTCTTACTACAAACGGTTACGTTACAGTCAGGCTTCCCAGAGTTGATGACCGTGCACTTGAAGAAAAGGATCGCTTTGTAAGCAAAGTCCTTCCTCCGTTTGCAAGAAAAACTCCGACAGTAGAAGCAATACTTTCCGCTGCCTACCTTGCAGGAATTTCTTCAAACAAGTTTTCAGCCATGCTCCATGATGTTCTTGGTAAAGAAGCAAAGGGCCTGAGTCCGTCAGTCATAACAAAGCTTACTGTAAAATGGCAGGCTGAATATGACGAATGGCGCAAACGAGATCTTTCCGGAAAGGAATACGTTTATGTTTGGGCAGACGGAATTTACGTAAAGTCCCGGCTTGACGGTGAAAAGACCTGCCTTCTGGTAATAATTGGCGTAACTGTTGAAGGCAAAAAAGAACTTGTGGCTGTACAGGCCGGAATTCGCGAGTCAACGGAAAGTTGGCGTGGAGTTTTGCTTGATTTGAAATTCCGCGGACTGACAAAAGCACCAAAATTGGCAGTCTGCGACGGAGCGCTTGGGTTTCAAAATGCAGTTGATGAAATCTGGGGCCAGCTAAAAATTCAGAGATGCTGGTTCCACAAGTCCATGAACATTCTGGACAAATTGCCTGACTGTGTGCAGACTCAGGCCACAAAAATGATTCGGGATATGTGGCAGGCAGACAAACGTGCAAACGCCTTGAAAGCCTACGACTTATTTATAGAAACTTTCGGAAAAAAATATCCGAAGGCAACGGAATGTCTTGAAAAAGACAAGGAGGATTTGTTCCGCTTTTATGATTATCCGGCGGAACATTGGGCTCACATTAGAACGTCGAATCCGATTGAATCGACATTTGCAACAGTCAGGTTGCGCCACAAGTCAACAAAAGGAAACGGCTCTTCCGCTGCTTCTGTTGCAATGGCTTTCAAGCTTTGTCTTCAGGCAGAGAAAAACTGGCGACGGCTCAGGGGATTTAAACAACTTGAACTTGTCGCCAAAAATATAATTTTTGTGGACGGTGAACAAATGAAGGCTGCCTGATGAAAAGACACTTTTTTTCAATCCACAACAATTGACAATAACTCTGATTTTCGTTTGCTGAAGGATAAATAAACTTTCCTTCTTCGGCGTCCATAACGTGAATATACGAAATCATTTGTGTAAGGTCAGCTGCCACAGGATTTTTATCGTCAAAGTTTTTATATTTAGCATCCAGAATAATTTGAGCTTTATGTTCAGATTCTTTTGTATCTGGTTTTAATTTATAAAAATCAGGATAAAATCTTCCAACTCCATCTATTGTAGGAGAAAGTCCATCTTTTGATTTTTTATTCTGCGGATGTTTGAAGCCGCATTTTTTTAATATTGTCCAAAGATATTCTTCCCAAAGCCACGCACCGTCAAAAAGTATTCCATAAATTTTATTTGCCGAAGAATCGTATTTTATTTTTTCACGCAGAAGAATCATTCTGCATATTTTCTGCAAATCACGGTATTTTGTATAGAACGGAGATTTTACAGGCTTTGCAGTTTGAGAAAGTATTTTCTGTCTGTTCATTCGGTTATAAAGCGGAGTTGCACTTTCGATTTTTGAAACTGCATCTTTTGTTTCTTCATTCTGAAGAAGAATATGTTTGAAAGATTTACTTGAACGAAGATATTCAATTGTGAGCCGCACCAGTTCTGTAACAGAATTGTCAAAACTGTATTCGCGTGTTTTGTAAGCAATTTTTGCATTGAACGGAATATTCAGTTTAATGTGACGGTTTACATCGATTGCTCCGCGAACATTTGAATCATTGTATTTTTTGTTCTGGTATTCTTTATACAACCCCTGACTTAACGCTGCAACCAGATACTTTGGAAAAAGATACGGCAGAAAATCAAAAATTTTATCTTTTGTCTGTGTACTTTTTAATTTTGAAAGATTTACGTGACAGACTTTTTCAAGCATATAATGAAGAAAAAAATCTTTTTGTTCCGAAACGCTTTCGTCCTTTTTGTGAGTAAAGCGAGAACAGATATTCAGTTCAGTTTCACCTTTACCGATAAATCCCATAATATTTTCTGTTTTTATACTGAATGAATTATCGTCTTCTGTAAGATTAAAAATCACATGGTCTTTTATATCATCATCTGTGTCTTCAACTTTTGGAGGAAAAATCAAAATACCTGATTCCGTCTGTAAATCACCGATAGTCTTGTTTGCAATTTTGCGCAGGTTCGGCAAGCCGCTTTTGTATTCAGAAAGAGAAAATGTTTTTGTTGTGTTGTCAGTGAGAGTTAATGGCATAATCAGTTATTTGGGGTTTCGTTTCCAAAATAAGCATCTTTTATTCTATCATACTTTGAATTGTCGTCGTCCATTCCGCGAAGATATTCTGTTATCAAAGAAGAAAGTTTCAAGTCCCAGAGTTTGTCAAAATCTGTTACTCCCAAGAAATACGAGCCACCGATAAAATATGAACTGTTCAATCCCTCTGTTTTTGAAATAGCTTCGTTCATTCGCGTCATTCTGCTTTTTGCTTCTTCACCAAGATTCATATTTTCTGCGCTTTCTTCTGCTGTAACTTCTTTGAAAATAAAACGTCGGCGCATTGCAAAATCCATACTTTCTACTGAGCGGTCAATGTCGTTCATAGTTCCGATGATGTAAACGTTTTCGGGAATGAAAAAACCGTTTGCAAAAATGTCGCTCGTTCCTGTCAATAAATTCTGATATTGAGTATTTACAATTCCTTTTTGCTTTCCATCTTCATCAAGTCCGCGATAACCCGGATCTATCGAAAAGAAAAGTTCACCAAATATTTTTGAAAGTTCCCCTCGGTTGATTTCATCGATGATAAAGACAAATGGTTTTTGATTTTTTGAATCACTTTTATTTTCAATAATTTCAATATAATCTTTTAACCCGAAGTCTTCTTTCATTTTTTTTACAACTGCTTTTCGGTAATTATCATGTCCTTCTGCAGGCGTTCCAGGAAGTCCTTTATAAATATTATATAATTGATCTTTATTGAAAAATTTTGATTTTCCAGGAATCCATTCATCGCGTGTTTCAGTTTTATAAGTTCTGCTTGCAAGTCCTGTTCCATATTCATTCAATTCAATGGGAAAAGTACCTTTCCCAGACAAAAGTGGAATATCTATTACATTAACTTCATCAAGTTTTTCGACCAAAGATTTCCATGCTTCTTCAAAATTATCTGAACCTTGCTTTTCAACTCCAGTTTGATTTAAAAGCGCCCTCTTACAGAATTCCTTAAACACGCCGTCTTTGCGTTCAAAACCAATTCCGCTTGCATCATCAGTTTTAACAGGTCGCAAACCTTCAACAAAATCAGTGTAATCGTAACTCGGATGAAACTGACAAAAACCAATTTCAGCATTCATTGCTTCTGCAATCTTTTTTGCAAGAAAAGTTTTCCCCGTTCCCGGCGCCCCGTGTAAAATCAAATTGCGGTTTTCTTTTAAAAGATTTATGTATTGCGAAATGTTGTTCTGTTCTGGCATTTTTGTATTTCCTTGAATTTGTTTAGAATTATTCCAAGCTGACAATGAAAATTCAGGAATTGATTTTTCTTTGATTTCATTGTCTTGTATTTTTTCTGTTACTTTATTTAATAAAGAAAGATATTCCTTTCCTGAAAGCTGTGACGGAACTTTTATTCCGTATTCTTCCAAGAGATCCGTATTATTTTTATCAACAGACAGAATTTTGTATGGGTTAATCCAATAACATGTCATTGTTGCATAACTTTGCGCAGTACCTTTTACAGTTAATGCCAAATCAAATGCTTCTGCAAATTCACCTTGTTTTTCAAAACTGTAAGATAATGCTTTTTCAAATAAATTCCACAGTTTATCATAATCTTCTTCAGGACAATGCTTAAAAAAAAGAGTTGATTTCTGGCTGTTTAAAATTGGAATCGATAAAAACTGTTCATTATACGAAAGTCTGTTTTTTAAGCCTAATTTTCCGGCAATAATATTTGCAAGTTTTATTCTGTCTTCACGTTTGTTTCCTCGATTAAAACTTCCAATAAAAGTCAAAGGATCAATATTTTTTAAGGGTTCAGTATCATCAGATTTATACATACTGGAACTTAAACCGGTTTCTTTTAAGGAAGAATACAAAATCTCGATAAGTTGACTTCGTTTGTTTTTGTATTCAAGTAATTTCTTGGCTATTTCTTCATAAAACGGAATCCATGTAAACTCAGTTCTTTCACCATCAAAATCTTTTGGATTTGTCATATTCAGTTCCTCTTTGTTACAGAAACAAATTCCATTTTCATTCACAGTTTTTTTATAAATTTCTTCCATACCACCTTATTATACCATAAATCTCTTTCATATTTTATAAAATTTTCCTATTGCCACCAATAAAAACAAAATATTTTTCAAAACGTAAATTATCTCCTATATTAATACCATAAGTTTAACTGGAGAATATTAATGAAAGAAATACTTTGCTTTGGAGATTCAAATACCTACGGACTTGTTCCAAAAGAAAACCGACGCTTTTCATACGAAGAGCGCTGGACCGGAATACTTTCAGAAAAATTAAAATCAGATTATCACATTACAGAAGAAGGCTTGTGCGGAAGAACAACAGTTTTTGAAGATCCGTTCCGCCAGGGAAGACGCGCTTCTGCAACACTTCCACAAATTCTCGAAAGCCACAGCGATACAGATTTAATTACACTTATGCTTGGAACAAATGATTTAAAAACTTGTTTCAGAACAAATGAAAAATTAATCGCAAACGGAATTGAAATTCTTATCAAACAAATCCTCCAGTTTAACAGCAGAATAAAAATACTTTTGATTTCACCGCTTTTACTTGGAGAAAAAGTCTGGCAAAAAGAATACGATCCCGAGTTTGACATTCATTCCGTAGAAATTTCAAAACTCTTAAAAGCTGAATACAAATTTCTTTCCGAAAAATACAAAACAGAATTTCTTGCCGCAAGTGATTTTGTAAAACCGTCAGAGACCGACCAGGAACATCTTGACAGAGAAGCGCATAAAATATTTGCAGAAGCCTTATATAAAAAACTAACCAAAATTTTCTGAGTTTAGGAGGGGGGTAATAAACAAAAACTATAACTCACTATAAAAACAAAGTATTTGCATACAATCCGGAATTCTGTAAAATATTGTAAGGCTGTATATAGTAAATATATAGGAAGAAAAAATGATTGAACTAAAAGATATAAACAAAGTATTCAAAGATAAAAATCAGAATGAATTTTACGCGGCAAAAGATGTAAATTTAAAAATAAACGACGGAGAGATTTTCGGAATCATTGGTTTTTCCGGAGCAGGAAAGTCGACTGTTGTGCGCTGTATAAATTTGCTGGGCCGTCCAACAAGCGGGCAGGTAATTGTAAACGAAAAAAACTTGCTTGAACTTTCTGCAAAAGAACTTCGCGAAGAAAGAAAAAAAATCGGAATGATTTTTCAGCATTTTAATTTAATGCCAAGCCGAACCGTTTTTGAAAACATTGCTTTTCCGCTAAAACATTCAGGACTTTCAAAAAAACAGGTGCAGGAAAAAGTGCGCGAACTTTTAACTCTTGTAGAACTTACAGACAAAGAGTCCCAGTATCCGTCGCAACTTTCGGGCGGTCAGAAACAGCGTGTTGCGATTGCACGTGCGCTTGCAAATAATCCAAAAATTCTTTTGTGCGACGAAGCTACAAGTGCACTTGATCCGACTACAACAAAACAGATTTTGGGTCTGTTAAAAAAATTGCGCGATAAACTGAATCTTACAATCGTAATTATTACACACCAGATAAATGTCGTTAAAGACATCTGCGATAAAGTTGCAGTTATGGAACACGGCAAAGTTGTAGAAACCAGCGACGTCTTTGACATTTTTGCAAATCCAAAAGACGAAGTTACAAAACGGTTTATTCATTCAACTACGAATCTTCAGAAAATCGAAGAGCTTATTTCTGAAAACTCAAATGTTGTTCAGCTTAAGAAAGGCGAAAAAATTATACGCTTGAGTTACCTGCAAAAAAACGTAAGTGAACCTTTGATTTCTACTGTAAGTTCAAAATTCGGTGTCGTACTTAACATTATTTTTGCAGACATAGAAATTGTTCAGGGTGCGCCAGTTGGAGGAACAGTTGCAATCTTTAGCGGAGAAAATCAAAATATTCAAAATGCGCTCGGCTGGTTAAAAGAAAAAAATGTCGGAATAGAAATTCTAAAACAAGAATAAATGTCTACTTAATTCAATTAATAGAAGGAGAAAAAATGAATATAATTAATATACTTTTACCCAATGTTTCAAAAAGATTTGACGTCTTTGCACAAAGTCTGCTCGACACTTTGATAATGGTTTTGTGGAGCGGTTCAATCAGTTTTGTACTCGGACTTTTTTTTGGAATAATTCTTACAGTTACAAAAAAGAATGCAATTCTTGAAAATAAATTTGTATTTGAAATTCTTGACAAGACAACAAATTTTTTCCGTTCAATTCCGTTTATCATTCTGCTTACCGGTGTAATGCCTTTGACACGTTTGATTATGGGAAGTGCAATCGGAATAAAAGGCGCAATCGTTCCGCTTATTTTTGGTTGCACACCGTTTTTTACACGGCAGGTAGAAAGCGCACTTTCAGAAGTAGACGGCGGTTTGATTGAAGCTGCAGAAAGTATGGGGCTTTCTCCAATCGAAATTATTTTTCGCGTTTACTTAAAAGAAAGTGTCGGTGCAATTGCGCGTGCAACTACAATTACAATAATCAGCCTCATTGGTCTAACAGCAATGGCAGGTGCAGTCGGTGCTGGCGGAATCGGTGACTTTGCAATCCGTTATGGTCACGACAGAAATCAGCTTGATGCAACATGGATTACAATTATCGTTCTTGTAATTTTGGTAAGCATAATTCAGGGAATCGGTGCTGCCGTAGAAAAGAAAAATAAAAAATAAAAGGAAAATATAATGTCTTTAAAAAATGCAAAAGCACATCTTGCAAAATACGGACTTGACGGCCGCGTAAGATTAACAGAAGAATCAAGCGCCACAGTAGAACTTGCAGCACAGGCACTCGGTGTAGAAGCCGGAAGAATTGCAAAAACACTTGCCTATCTTGTAGAAGACAAACCTGTTCTTATACTCGCTGAAGGAACTGCCAGAATTGACAACCGCAAGTATAAAGACTTTTTTCATACAAAAGCAAAAATGATTCCGTTTGACCAGGTAGAAACTCTTGTAGGTCACGCACCCGGTGGAGTCTGCCCGTTTGGAATTAATCCCGGCATAAAAGTGTACCTGGACATTTCCTTAAAAAAGTATCCTTCAGTTTTTCCTGCAGCAGGCGAATCAAATTCAGACATAGAACTTACCATTCCGCAGCTTGAACAGTGTTCCGAAAGCAGCGGCTGGATAGATGTCTGCAAAAACGAATAAATATCAAAAAGACGGTAGCGTTTCCCGCAGTTATGGCTGTGGCTGGGTAAAAGATATTTTATTCACAAAATAAAATCTCCTTTCTGTGTACGAAGTGCGGTCATTCTTTTGGGCTTCGTATGCAGTTTTTTTTCCAAAATCACGCCGCATTATAAATAAAACCTATAACCAAATATTCAAACTTAGTATTATTCAAAGCACTCAAAAAATTATATCCTTTAATCATTCCCGGTGCACAAATGGAAAATAAATCAAACGAGGATATAAAATGAAAAAATCAATTAAAACTATAATCGCTTTTGCTGCTGTAGCGGCTGCATTTACATCAACTTGGGCTGCTCCAAAAAACAAAAAGACAAAACTGCAGACTGTAACTCTTGGCGTAACAGGAACAGTTTACGAAGACCTCTGGGCACCTGCAATCAAAACGCTCAAAACTCAGGGAATCAATTTAAAGCTCGTTCAGTTTTCTGACTACGTAACTCCAAACAACGCTCTTGCAAACAAAGAAATTGACTTGAATGGTTTTCAGCATAGAATCTTTTTTGAAGGTGAATTGAAAAAGGGCTACAAACTTACAAACATCGGAAACACTTTTCTTTCTCCGATGAATCTTTATTCAAATAAACTCAAGTCAGTTGATCAGCTTAAAAAAGGCGACATCGTTGCAATTCCAAATGATGTTTCAAACGGCGGCCGTGCCCTCAAAGTTTTGGCAGACGCAGGAATCATCACGTTAAAAGCAGGTGCAGGTTTTAATCCAAGTGTAGACGACATTGTTTCAAACAACAAAGGCGTTGTAATCAAAGAACTTGCTGCAAACACAATTCCTTCTGTTCTGCCAGATGTTGCAGCTGCTGTCGTAAACGGAAACTATGCAATTGATTTTGGAATTGATCCCGAAACTGCAATTTTCAAAGATTCAACGATCAACGAAAGCCAGTACTGGAATTTAATTGCAGCCCGCACAGAAGATTTGAGCGATCCTGCAAAAGTTGAAGTTTTCAAAAAAATCGTAAAGGCTTACCAGAGTGCAGGAACTCTTGAAGTTTACAACAAAACTTACAACGGCTATTACCTTGCAACAGGCTGGGACGAAGACCGCTTTGAACTGATTAAAAAATAGAAAAGGAAAACGCAATGAGTTTTAAGACAGATATTTTGCAGATTATAAAAGATGAATCGCGCGTTGTGTTTGACAAACAGATTGAAGGCAGATTCCTGAGCGACACTTTGGGCCGCCTTGTTGGAAAAGCAGATGCACTCGTATTTGCAGCATCAACAGAAGAAGTTTCTGCTTTGTTAAAATATGCAGACGCAAACAAAATATCTGTCACTCCGCGCGGGGCCGGCACAAACCTTGTCGGTTCTACAGTTCCTCAGAACGGTGGAATAATTATAGATTTTTCAAAGATGAATAAAATTCTTGAATTCGATGCAGACACTTTTACAGCAACAGTTGAATCAGGAATTTTATTGAAGGACTTCCAGGCCTTTGTTGAATCAAAAGGATTTTTTTATCCGCCTGATCCCGGAGAAAAAAGTGCATCTATCGGCGGAAACATTGCAACTAATGCCGGCGGAATGCGCGCTGTAAAATACGGTGTTACAAGAGATTACGTTCGCGGACTTGAAGTTGTACTTGCAGACGGAAGCGTAACCTGGGTTGGAAGCAAAAATGTAAAAGACGCGTCGGGACTTTCGCTTAAAAATTTAATCATCGGAAGTGAAGGAACTCTTGCAGTTATTACAAAATGCATTTTAAAAATAATTCCAAAACCAGAATATTCCAAATCTGTTCTTGTGCCGTTTGCAGATTTAGAAAGCGGAATTTCGACTGTACAGAAAATTCTTTTTGCAAACGCAAATCCTACGGCTGTTGAATTTGTGGAACGCAAAGTTGTTGAACTCGGAGAAAAGTTTACAGGAATAAAGTATCCGCATCCCGAAGCTGCCGCTTATCTTCTTTTGACTTTTGACGGCAAACAGAACGAAGTAAAAGAAAATCTTGAAATTATAAAAAATGTAGTTTTACAAAACGGCGCGCTTGATTTTGTAATTCCGGAAAGTCCTGAGCGCCTTGAAGAAATCTGGAAAGTTCGCGGATGTCTTGTAAAAGCAGTTGAAGCAACAAGTGAACAGGAGCCTGTAGATCTTGTAGTTCCGATTGATAAAGTTGCAGAGTTCATTGAGTTCGTAAATAAAACTCAAAAAAAGGTTGGAATGCAAATGGTTGCTTTCGGGCACGCAGGTGACGGCAACGTTCATCTTTGTGTTGTCCGTGGAAGCCGAAGCGAAGAAGAATGGAAAACCGAACTTCAAAAAAATATGGAATGCGTTTACTCCAAAGCATACGAACTTGGCGGTCTTACTTCCGGTGAACACGGAATCGGGCTTTCAAAACGCCATTATTTTTTGAAAGAAACAAAAAACACAAATCTTCAGATGATGAATGCAATAAAAACATCGCTTGATCCGCATCACATTTTGAACAATAAAATAAGTTACGTTTTATAAAAGAGGCAGAAAAATGAAAATTGCAATATTCGGAACAGGACACGTCGGAGCTCACGTTGCACACGCTTTGTGCTTGCAGGGACTAGCAAAAGAAATTTTATTCTTTGACACAAAAAACGAAAAGGTAATTTCGGAAATCAACGACCTCAACGATGCCCAGATTTTCTTTCCTCACAAAGTTGTTTTGAAGCAAGGTGAATATTCCGACCTTGCCGACACAGATTTAATAATCAACTCTGTCGGAAAAATTGACATTCTTGTAGAAACAGGCGACCGTGTAGGCGAAATGAAATTTACAGTAGATGCAGTTTTGTCTTACATCGACAAAATAAGAGAAGCAGGGTTTAAAGGAATCTTTGTAAACATAACAAATCCGTGCGACATAATCACAAAAATCTGTGCAGAACATCTGGCTCTTCCTGAAGGGCGTGTTTTCGGAACAGGAACAGGACTGGATTCTGCGCGTCTGATTGCTTCAATTTCAAAAAGAACGGGCCTTGATCCAAAATCAATCAGT
Proteins encoded in this window:
- a CDS encoding IS256 family transposase; translated protein: MKRILEIEENSNSPTIDLLEKAIRARAREVIESLYEDEVQRFLNKTSSIVDKTGNKLVVRNGFHKERTILTTNGYVTVRLPRVDDRALEEKDRFVSKVLPPFARKTPTVEAILSAAYLAGISSNKFSAMLHDVLGKEAKGLSPSVITKLTVKWQAEYDEWRKRDLSGKEYVYVWADGIYVKSRLDGEKTCLLVIIGVTVEGKKELVAVQAGIRESTESWRGVLLDLKFRGLTKAPKLAVCDGALGFQNAVDEIWGQLKIQRCWFHKSMNILDKLPDCVQTQATKMIRDMWQADKRANALKAYDLFIETFGKKYPKATECLEKDKEDLFRFYDYPAEHWAHIRTSNPIESTFATVRLRHKSTKGNGSSAASVAMAFKLCLQAEKNWRRLRGFKQLELVAKNIIFVDGEQMKAA
- a CDS encoding 5-methylcytosine restriction system specificity protein McrC codes for the protein MPLTLTDNTTKTFSLSEYKSGLPNLRKIANKTIGDLQTESGILIFPPKVEDTDDDIKDHVIFNLTEDDNSFSIKTENIMGFIGKGETELNICSRFTHKKDESVSEQKDFFLHYMLEKVCHVNLSKLKSTQTKDKIFDFLPYLFPKYLVAALSQGLYKEYQNKKYNDSNVRGAIDVNRHIKLNIPFNAKIAYKTREYSFDNSVTELVRLTIEYLRSSKSFKHILLQNEETKDAVSKIESATPLYNRMNRQKILSQTAKPVKSPFYTKYRDLQKICRMILLREKIKYDSSANKIYGILFDGAWLWEEYLWTILKKCGFKHPQNKKSKDGLSPTIDGVGRFYPDFYKLKPDTKESEHKAQIILDAKYKNFDDKNPVAADLTQMISYIHVMDAEEGKFIYPSANENQSYCQLLWIEKKCLFIRQPSFVHRPQKLYFWRQVQVV
- a CDS encoding McrB family protein, whose amino-acid sequence is MEEIYKKTVNENGICFCNKEELNMTNPKDFDGERTEFTWIPFYEEIAKKLLEYKNKRSQLIEILYSSLKETGLSSSMYKSDDTEPLKNIDPLTFIGSFNRGNKREDRIKLANIIAGKLGLKNRLSYNEQFLSIPILNSQKSTLFFKHCPEEDYDKLWNLFEKALSYSFEKQGEFAEAFDLALTVKGTAQSYATMTCYWINPYKILSVDKNNTDLLEEYGIKVPSQLSGKEYLSLLNKVTEKIQDNEIKEKSIPEFSLSAWNNSKQIQGNTKMPEQNNISQYINLLKENRNLILHGAPGTGKTFLAKKIAEAMNAEIGFCQFHPSYDYTDFVEGLRPVKTDDASGIGFERKDGVFKEFCKRALLNQTGVEKQGSDNFEEAWKSLVEKLDEVNVIDIPLLSGKGTFPIELNEYGTGLASRTYKTETRDEWIPGKSKFFNKDQLYNIYKGLPGTPAEGHDNYRKAVVKKMKEDFGLKDYIEIIENKSDSKNQKPFVFIIDEINRGELSKIFGELFFSIDPGYRGLDEDGKQKGIVNTQYQNLLTGTSDIFANGFFIPENVYIIGTMNDIDRSVESMDFAMRRRFIFKEVTAEESAENMNLGEEAKSRMTRMNEAISKTEGLNSSYFIGGSYFLGVTDFDKLWDLKLSSLITEYLRGMDDDNSKYDRIKDAYFGNETPNN
- a CDS encoding GDSL-type esterase/lipase family protein, translating into MKEILCFGDSNTYGLVPKENRRFSYEERWTGILSEKLKSDYHITEEGLCGRTTVFEDPFRQGRRASATLPQILESHSDTDLITLMLGTNDLKTCFRTNEKLIANGIEILIKQILQFNSRIKILLISPLLLGEKVWQKEYDPEFDIHSVEISKLLKAEYKFLSEKYKTEFLAASDFVKPSETDQEHLDREAHKIFAEALYKKLTKIF
- a CDS encoding methionine ABC transporter ATP-binding protein; translated protein: MIELKDINKVFKDKNQNEFYAAKDVNLKINDGEIFGIIGFSGAGKSTVVRCINLLGRPTSGQVIVNEKNLLELSAKELREERKKIGMIFQHFNLMPSRTVFENIAFPLKHSGLSKKQVQEKVRELLTLVELTDKESQYPSQLSGGQKQRVAIARALANNPKILLCDEATSALDPTTTKQILGLLKKLRDKLNLTIVIITHQINVVKDICDKVAVMEHGKVVETSDVFDIFANPKDEVTKRFIHSTTNLQKIEELISENSNVVQLKKGEKIIRLSYLQKNVSEPLISTVSSKFGVVLNIIFADIEIVQGAPVGGTVAIFSGENQNIQNALGWLKEKNVGIEILKQE
- a CDS encoding methionine ABC transporter permease — protein: MNIINILLPNVSKRFDVFAQSLLDTLIMVLWSGSISFVLGLFFGIILTVTKKNAILENKFVFEILDKTTNFFRSIPFIILLTGVMPLTRLIMGSAIGIKGAIVPLIFGCTPFFTRQVESALSEVDGGLIEAAESMGLSPIEIIFRVYLKESVGAIARATTITIISLIGLTAMAGAVGAGGIGDFAIRYGHDRNQLDATWITIIVLVILVSIIQGIGAAVEKKNKK
- a CDS encoding YbaK/EbsC family protein, giving the protein MSLKNAKAHLAKYGLDGRVRLTEESSATVELAAQALGVEAGRIAKTLAYLVEDKPVLILAEGTARIDNRKYKDFFHTKAKMIPFDQVETLVGHAPGGVCPFGINPGIKVYLDISLKKYPSVFPAAGESNSDIELTIPQLEQCSESSGWIDVCKNE
- a CDS encoding MetQ/NlpA family ABC transporter substrate-binding protein, with the protein product MKKSIKTIIAFAAVAAAFTSTWAAPKNKKTKLQTVTLGVTGTVYEDLWAPAIKTLKTQGINLKLVQFSDYVTPNNALANKEIDLNGFQHRIFFEGELKKGYKLTNIGNTFLSPMNLYSNKLKSVDQLKKGDIVAIPNDVSNGGRALKVLADAGIITLKAGAGFNPSVDDIVSNNKGVVIKELAANTIPSVLPDVAAAVVNGNYAIDFGIDPETAIFKDSTINESQYWNLIAARTEDLSDPAKVEVFKKIVKAYQSAGTLEVYNKTYNGYYLATGWDEDRFELIKK